A single genomic interval of Helianthus annuus cultivar XRQ/B chromosome 6, HanXRQr2.0-SUNRISE, whole genome shotgun sequence harbors:
- the LOC110865660 gene encoding uncharacterized protein LOC110865660, with product MAIARIRSRLTSAPAQPPSPMPNPRISNPSFNNIHVDKLKNIPEFDVPDDMTRPQIAEVDYRLIKSKDKKAIQHMLDSAVKYGVFRIVGHGISPEELQVAFTEAEFCFGLLAERWSRDGDREELAWSRSAMAAAERRREVKSNEQYLMFRQKMDSLANKLEVIAKDVTKIIGSNGGKQPRKKIKENETRMTIFKHSNSSLQPHTPRSSQTPRALDGSKRDSAAFAVGLHIPTEFGEFRLLSDEGPFTFRTNPNSIVFTIGEQIEEWSYGEFRSAFGEINIEPDIKEDDDKGAYSVELKCSPSNLNDAVDKHEGISIYDQIIFIVIVVIVYNLFSYLLSS from the exons ATGGCCATTGCCCGAATTAGGAGTCGCCTCACATCGGCACCTGCACAACCTCCATCTCCAATGCCCAACCCGCGCATCTCCAATCCCTCATTCAACAATATTCACGTTGACAAGTTGAAGAACATCCCCGAATTCGATGTGCCTGACGACATGACCCGACCGCAGATTGCAGAAGTTGATTACCGTTTGATTAAATCCAAGGACAAGAAGGCGATCCAGCATATGCTGGATTCCGCGGTTAAGTATGGGGTGTTTAGGATTGTTGGACATGGGATATCGCCCGAGGAGCTACAGGTGGCGTTTACCGAGGCCGAGTTTTGTTTTGGATTGTTGGCGGAGAGGTGGAGCCGAGATGGTGATAGGGAGGAGCTGGCGTGGTCGCGATCCGCTATGGCCGCCGCTGAAAGGAGACGGGAGGTTAAGAGTAATGAGCAGTATCTGATGTTCAG ACAAAAAATGGATAGCCTTGCGAATAAGCTCGAAGTGATCGCTAAAGATGTGACCAAGATTATAGGAAGCAATGGAGGTAAGCAACCTCGAAAGAAAATAAAGGAAAACGAAACAAGAATGACCATATTCAAGCATAGTAACTCGTCTCTTCAACCTCACACCCCACGATCATCTCAAACTCCGCGTGCTTTGGACGGGTCTAAACGGGATTCAGCCGCATTTGCTGTCGGCCTTCATATCCCAACTGAATTTGGTGAATTTCGTCTCTTATCTGACGAAGGACCATTCACATTCCGCACCAACCCTAATTCCATTGTCTTCACCATTGGAGAACAAATTGAG GAATGGAGCTATGGAGAGTTCAGATCGGCATTTGGGGAGATAAACATAGAGCCAGATATCAAAGAAGACGACGACAAAGGAGCATACTCTGTTGAACTAAAGTGCTCACCTTCAAATCTAAATGATGCAGTTGACAAACATGAGGGTATCTCGATATACGATCAGATCATCTTCATAGTCATAGTTGTCATAGTTTACAATCTCTTCTCCTATCTACTTTCTTCTTGA